From Hoeflea sp. 108:
CCATATTCCAGATCTAGTGAAGTGCTGGAGGAGAGGGCTGTAGCCTGGGATAGCGTGCACAGTCGCGAGGTCTGCTGCGCGCCGCATGTCGGTCACAAGCATTGCGACCGATGCACGCATCGGAAGACTTTGGCCTGTTTGGCCACAGCGCAGCATCGGTGATGTTCTTCCTCGGGGCAGGCGAGCAATATCCAACACTACAATCCAGACCATGACTTTCGTGACGATCTGATCCCGATCGGATCGAGAATAGTCATGCGCGCGATGCGAAACATTCTGGGCGGCTGGCTCCAGCCGGATCGAATAGGCCGCCCTCTTCGAGATGGCGAGGACGCCCCGGAGCTGCCCGCCAAACGCTCAGACCGCGACAATCTGTTGTTCGCGATGCCGGCACATTGCGATCGTCGGTCTCTTTGTCCATGCGCAATGATGGAACGCGCCGGCCAGCTCATGATTGGGCCCGACAATCGGGTAGCCCGACAATGAAGTCACGTTTCGACCACGACATGACGATGGACACCATCATGCGCCGGTGGCCCGGTTCGATCCGGGTCATTCTGGGCCATGGCATGCTTTGCGTCGGTTGCCCGATCGCCTCGTTCCATACGGTGTCTGATGCCGCACGAGAGCATCTTCTCGATGAAGATTTGCTGGTCGCGGACCTGACGAAATTGATGAAATGAGCTCTTGGATCAGCCCTTGTCAGCCTGGCCCTCGGCCAGCGCAAACAGCCGGTGTGGTTCGATCACGGTCACCTTCTGGCGCCCGCTCTTGACCAACCCCTTTTCTTCCCAGGCGGTGAGCAGGCGGCTGACCGTGTGCAATGTGGTGCCCGTCATTTCGGCAATGTCCTGCCGCGAAATCGGGAAGTCGATGAGGATGCCTTCTTCGGTCTTGCGGCCCGTCTGTTTGACCAACCGCAGCAGGGCATGTGCAACGCGCTGTTCGACCTGTTCGGTGGCGAGTTCGACGACGCGCGCCTGCGTTTCCTGCAGCCTAGCGCCGACGGTCTTGTAGGTTCCGGCGCCGAAATTCGGGAAATTTGCGGCCATTTCGGGCCACAGATGGCCGGGCCATGCCAGCACGACACAGTCGACGGCGGCGACAGCACTGGCCGGATAGGTGGTGCGCCCCAAAGCATGGGCGATGCCCATCAGTTCACCCGGGCTGATGTAGCGGACGATGACCTGCTGGCCGTCGGGCGTAGTCTTGACAACCCGCACATGGCCGCTGAGCAGCAGGAAGAAGGAGTGGGCCTCGCCTTCCTGTTCGAACACCGTCTGGTCCTTGGCGATGCGCAGCGAGCGCGCTTTCACGAGCATGCCATCCAGCTCGGCAGGGGCCATTCCCTGGAATATAGGCATGCCTGCAATCAGCGAGCGATTGAGTCGGCTCAATTCCGTATCTCCTGACAGTGCCGAGCCCAGTGCTCCAAATCGGCATTCGCTGTCGAGCGCCAGAATGTCACAGGCCATCGGACTGACACAAGCAGCGCAATATTCCTGAAATCCCGGTCAAGTTTGCGTTGGATCAAAGTTCTCGACACGGGCGGACCCTACAGAGGGCTGACGGCTGGAGCCGTCATGCAAGAACATGGGAAAAGACGATGAGACATGCAGTTGTTGTTGCGGCCGCTTTTGCAGCGGCCCTTCTGGCCGGCGCCGCACAGGCAGCCGATCATCAGGTCCAGATGCTGAACAAGGGCGAAAAGGGGGCCATGGTGTTCCAGCCCGATTTCATCGTCGCGGCACCAGGCGATACCGTCACCTTCGTGCCGACAGACAAATCCCACGATGCCGAGAGCATCAAGGACATGATCCCCGAGGGGGCAACGCCCTTCAAGGGCAAGATGAACGAGCAGATCACCGTCACGCTCGACAAGGAAGGCGTCTACGGCGTCAAGTGCACGCCGCATTACGGCATGGGCATGGTGGCATTGATCGTGGTCGGCAAGCCGAGCAATCTCGAACAGGCAAAGGCGGTCAAGCAGACCGGCAAGGCCAAGAAAGTGTTCGAAGGGTTGCTGGCACAGGTGCCCACCAACTGAGCCGTGGCGGTTACGCCCGAAATTTCCCAGACAAGGCCGGGTAGACAGGTTCTGCCCGGCCTTTTTTGCTTTCTTGGAAAGGAGTGCACAATGGCCATTCCCCGTGTCCGGCCAGGCAACTATCCCGCCGTTCTGTCTTACGGGTTCCGCCCGTTCTTCCTGCTTGGCTCGCTCTTTGCAGGACTGGCCATACTGGCATGGCTGCCGATGATTTACGGGCGTCTAGCGACGGCGAGCACATTTGCGCCGGTTGACTGGCACATCCACGAGATGATCTTTGGCTATGTCGCGGCCATTGTAACCGGCTTCCTGCTCACGGCCATTCCCAACTGGACCGGCCGGCTGCCGGTGCAGGGGGGGGCGCTCGCGGCGCTGGTGGCTATCTGGCTGGCCGGCCGCTTGGCGGTGTTCTTCTCGGTCGGCATTGGTTGGCTCGCGGCCGCAATGATCGACAGCTCCTTCCTGCTGGCGGTAGCCGTCGCAGCCGCAGTCGAGATCATCGCCGGCCGCAACTGGCGCAACCTCAAAGTGCTCGCACCGGTCAGCGTCATGTTTGCAGCCAATGTCGTCTACCACCTCGAAGTGCACTTCAACGGCGAGGCCGATATCGCTCGCCGGCTGGGGATCGGCGCCACCGTGGTGCTGATCATGATTATCGGGGGCCGCATCATCCCGAGCTTCACCCGCAACTGGCTGGCGCGCCACGGGCAAGGGCGCTTGCCGGTGCCGTTCAACAGCTTCGATGCCGTTACGATCGTAGGCTCGGCGGTCGCCCTTTTGGCCTGGACCTGTTTCCCGGATCATGCGGCAAGCGGTGCAGTCCTGGCAGTCGCAGCAGGGCTGAACGTGGTACGGCTCGCTCGCTGGGCCGGTGACCGCACCTTGCGCGATCCGCTGGTGTTTGTCCTGCATGTTGCCTATGCCTTCGTGCCGGTCGGGTTCGCGTTGGCCGGGCTTGCAGTCGCATTGCCCGATGTCGTGGCTCCGGCCGCAGGCCTGCACGCTTTCGGAACAGGGGCCATCGGCACGATGACCTTGGCGGTGATGGCCCGGGCAACACTGGGGCATACGGGGCGCGAATTGCATGCCGGCAATGCCACCTGCATGGTCTTCGTTGCCGTGATCGCGTCGGCAATCCTCAGAATTGGCTATGCCTTCCTGCCCGCCATGACATCGCTGCTGCATTTGTCGGCCGCCGCCTGGACACTCGCTTTCCTCGGTTATGCCGCAGTTTACGGCGGCATTCTGCTGCGTCCGCGCTTGCGGGCACGACATCCCAATCCCGCGTCGTCGTAAGGACGTCCCGAACTGCCGGAAATACAAAGGCCCGGATCTCCATGGGAAATCCGGGCCTCATTGTCGGCATCTGCTAGCCTGCGGCGCCACGCCAGAGCGCCTTGAAGGAAGAGAGCATCGACGGGCGCTCCCGCACCAGCCGGATACCGAGATTATCTGGTGGAAGACCTGCCGCGCAGCCGCCGCTCTTGCCATCGCGAATGAAGAACGACATGTAGCCGCGATGTTTGCCCCCGACGACGCGCACGCCGCAATTGTCGGTGCTGGTGTCGATGCGCCCATTGTTGCCGAGGGCGACCCTGCGGTAGCACGTCGTCGTCCATTCCCAGACATTGCCGCCGACGTCACGGAGACCGTTGGAGTTGACGCCGAAATGCCCTTGCGGCTTGGGTTCGGGGTCGCGCCCTTTCGCCGCTTCGGACTCGCTTCGATAGCGCGCCAGCCAGCGTGCGATGGTGTCGCCGCCGGCCAGATCCGGTCCCCGGTCGCTGAAGCGTTCGGCCGCGGCGAAAGCCCATTCCTCATCGGTTGGCAGGCGCCATGTCGCGCCGGTCTTATCGGACAGCCATTGCGCATAGGCGTTCGCGTCGCGGAAGCTGACGCCGGTGGCTGGCAGGTCGCCAGCTCGTTCGACGGCGCCATCGGCTGCCTCGCAAGCACCATCGGCAACACATCGAGCATAGTCGGCGGCGCTCACCTGATAGGTCATGATGTCGAACGAGCGGCGGAAGCGGACCCGCTTCTCAGGCGCATCGACGGGCAGGTCGGCGTTCTGGAATTCGCCCGGCAGCCTGTAGGTCAACTGCCCCGGGGCAACGACTACCGTCTGGGGAGAGGCCATGTCAGGCAAGGCCGACGGCCGGGCAGGCACGTGCAGAGGCAAATAGACCGACAGTGCAAGTGCTGGAAGGATCGCGGCCGAAGCCAGAAGCAGATTTCGTGGTTTCATTGTTGGGCTCCTGTTAGCCCCTTGAAAAAAAACGGCCCGCAGGCGTGCGCGCCGGCGGGCCGAATTGGACAGTGAAGGTTTACCGCCGGTCAGTTGGTCGGGATCGGGCCGGGTGCTGCAACCTGTTTCATCAGGTCGTCATCCCATTCGCCGTCGACGACCACATGAGCCGTTGCGCCGAGTTCGGCAGCCTCGATCAGGTTGTGGTTGACGTAGGCGTAGACCCCTGGCTGCAGGAAGGTGTAGAGCGCCGCACCCGCAGATCCGCCGCGAATGAACCAGGTTTCGAGGTTCTTGGCCGGCGCGTTGGCGAACTTGCCTTCTTCCCACACATGGTCGCCGTGGCCGCCGATCAGATGAGGACGGCTGTCCCGGTTGGCCTGGGCGTGGATGAACAGCACTGTCTCGCCAACCTTTGCCTTGAGGGCGTGGTCGCCGGTCAGCGAACCGACCTTGCCGTTGAAGACGACGTGGGTCGGGATCAGGCCCCGCATCACTTTCAGCGTCTCGTCATAGCTGTCGCCGAGGCTGTCGTATTTCTTGTATTTGCCGTTCTCGTCGCGCGGGACGTAGAGGTCGTGCTCGCCGATGTAGAAGATGCGGTCATACTTAAGCGCCTTGCCATTCTCGTCCTTCAGTCCGTCGCGCGGCAGGACCATGACCGCGCCGCTCATACCGGAGACGACGTGCCAGGGAATCATGCCGGTCGGCGCGCAGTGGTAGACGAAGGTGCCGGTGCGGGTCGCTTTCCAGCGCAGAACCGCTTGCTCTCCCGGGTTGACGTGGGTGAGGGCACCACCGCCCAGCGCGCCGGTGGCTGCATGGAAATCGATGTTATGCGGCATCTCGTTTGTTTCGGGATTGACCAGCGTGAGTTCGACATAATCGCCCTCATGCACGATCATGAGCGGCCCGGGCATGGAACCTTCATAGGTCATTGCCCTCAGCGTGGTGCCTTCGCCGTCGATGACCATGGGCTGCTCCTTGATGGTCATGCGGTATTCGATGACCTTGGGTCCGCCCTTGGCGACCTGGTCATGAGCATGGGCAAACGGCGGGGCGACGAGGTCGACCTTGATCCTCGGCAAGCCGGCGACATCGGCCACCTTGGCCTGCGCCAGAGCCGGGGTCGCCAGGACCGAACCGAGAAGCGCGGCCGCTGCCGCACCTGTGGCCGTACCCAAGAGTGCTTCGCGTCGCGTCAACATATCTAGATCTCCTTCTGCGTGATGTTGCCTGTTGTTACGGTCAGGAGATTAGGCGCTTGTCGGCAATCCTTCTTTGTTGCAGCGCAAACAGATGTTGCAGTGCGACAATTTAGCAAGTGTTTGACTGCAACTTGCCGCAGATGACAGCGACGGTCTCAGTCTTCGGAGATCCGGAACCAGGGCGTGGAGGGTCAGTCAGTTCCGGCCGGCGGTGGCCTTGACTGAGGCAAGCAGCGTCAGTTCGAAGGCAACGTGGCGACGGACGCCGAGGAAATAGGCACGCAACATGTAGCCGATCGCCTCGTGGGAACCGACGGCGCGGCCGCGAGCAAGATTGATGAGGGCGCGTGCGATAGCCGTTGCGGTCGAGCGGTCTTGCGCATGCTCCTCGCGCAGCCTCGTAACAATGGCCGTTTCGTCCGGGGTGACGAGGAGGGGAAACAGATACTGCTCTTCGCGCCGGGTCACGACTGAAACGCTCTCTACGAGATCGACCGCCAGCCGCCGGCAAAGACGGCGGTCGGGATTGGGCAGGGTGTCGGCGACTTCCTCGAGTTCGTCGCAGATGCGAAGCGTCCGGCCGTACAGCAGCTCAAGGGAGGCTAAGCGGTTGGATGCTGTCGGGCGGTTCATCGGGGCTGTCTGGAGCAGGCTACTGATTGAGGAATAGGATCGCGGCAATCGCGACCGATGCGAGAACGGCGGAAGCTGCACCCGTGCGCTGCAGGACGCCCATACGATAGAGCAGCAGCGCGAAACCGATGATGATCGGTGTGGCGACGGAAAGTCCGAACTGTGCGCTGCTCATCGCCGGCTCCACGGGATTGATGCTGATGAACCGATCTTGCAGCTTTTCGCCCCTGCCACCTTGCGCAAACGCAAAGAAACGCTGCCGCCGCCCGCCTATGAAGCGGCATGGATATGACAGTGGCCACCAAGGAAGAAGAGGCTCCTGACGCGGGCGATTTCCTGCTTTGGATACTGGTTTGGAGCGAACTTGCCGCGTTCGGCATCCTGCTCGCGGCCTTCATGGTCGCCGGTATCTTCCAGGCGGAGGCGTTTGCCGCGGCACGATTGCATCTGAATACGCCGCTTGCTGCCCTGAATACCGCGGTGCTGCTCACCAGCGGCTGGCAGGCCGCCCGCGCTGCCCGTCCAGGTATGCCACGGGCGCGAAGGCAAAGGTCGCTGGTGCGCGCTGCCTTGCTGGGCCTCGGTTTCGTTGCAATCAAGCTGTTCGAATATAGCGGCGAGATCGCCCATGTCGGAGGTGAAGCCTATGGCGCCTTCTTCGAACTCTATTTCCTTCTGACCGGCTTCCACCTGCTGCATGTCCTCTTCGGCTCCGCGGTGCTGTTGCTCGTCAGATGGAAGATGGAGCAGTCGAACATAATCCTCATCACCACGCTCTGGCACGTCTTCGACCTGATCTGGATCGTCATGTTCCCAATCGTCTACCTGGCGTGACCGGCATGGGTAGCGGCACCGAAAAGCACCTGTTGCGGGTCTGGCTCGTGCTTCTTGGTCTGACGTCCGCGAGCGCGCTGGCAGTGGGTTTCGCCGGCAGCCTTGTCGGCCTTGGCTTCGTATTGTCACTGGCGATGCTCAAGGCCCGCCTCGTCGTCCTCGATTTCATGGGGCTTCGCCGCAGTAAGACTGTCGGTCGCGCCCTTGTCGGGTGGTGCGCGATCCTTGCCGTGCTTGCAGTGGCAAAGGTCGCAATCATCCAGCTCGCTGTCGGCTGAGCTGCTTTGTTTGCCAAATCGCAAAGACCGTTCCCCCCGAATTCATAGAAGGTTCCGGCCCGGAACTGATCCGGAGAGCGGCGGCCTGCCCGTCGGGGATGAATCGTTCGGCATCTGCGGGAATCTGACTGGGAAAGGAACGCGTGATGGCAGAACGCCTCACAAAAACGGGGGCTCGAAACGTCTTTTACGGCGGCTCGATCTTCTTCTTCGCAATCTTTGTGGGGCTTACCGCCCACAGCCACTTCTACATGCGCACCACCTCGACCGACGAGAAGACGCTGACGGACTCGGTAGCGCGCGGCAAGCATGTCTGGGAGCGCAATTCCTGCATCAACTGCCACACCATCCTGGGCGAGGGGGCCTATTTCGCGCCCGAGCTCGGCAATGTCTGGAAACGTTATGGCGGAGACACCGATCCCGCCGGTGCCCGCGAAACGTTCAAGGCGTGGATGGCCGCGCAGCCCTCGGGGATCGAGGGCCGGCGGCAGATGCCGCAGTTCAACCTCACCGACCAGGAACTGAACGACCTCGCCGACTTCCTCGAGTGGACGAGCCGCATCAAGACCCAGAACTGGCCACCGAACCAGGCCGGCTGAGCGCGAGGAGAGAGACATGAAGTACCAAACGCAAAAGATCGCAATGACCTATTTCTACGGCGCGCTAGTCCTGTTCCTGGCACAGGTCGCCTTCGGCGTGCTCGCGGGCACGATCTACGTGCTGCCCAACACCCTGTCCGAGCTTCTGCCTTTCAACATCATCCGCATGATCCACACCAACGCGCTGGTGGTCTGGCTCTTGATGGGCTTCATGGGCGCAACCTACTACCTGCTGCCCGAAGAGACCGAGACCGAACTCTACAGCCCGAAGCTGGCGATCCTCCAGTTCTGGATGTTCTTCATAGCGGCCGGCATCGCCGTGGTCGGTTACCTGTTTCGCATTCACGAGGGCCGCGAATTCCTCGAACAGCCCTTCATCATCAAGGTGGGCATCGTCGTTGTCGTGCTGATGTTCCTGTTCAACATCACCATGACGGCGCTGAAGGGGCGCAAGACCGCCGTCACCAACATCCTTCTGTTCGGGCTTTGGGCGTTGGCGATCTTCTTCCTGTTCTCGTTCTACAACCCGTCAAACCTCGCGCTCGACAAGATGTACTGGTGGTACGTCATCCATCTCTGGGTCGAGGGTGTGTGGGAGCTGATCATGGCGTCGGTGCTCGCCTTCCTGATGATCAAGCTCAACGGCGTCGACCGCGAGGTGGTGGAGAAGTGGCTCTACGTTATCGTCGGCCTCGCCTTGTTCTCGGGTATCCTCGGCACCGGCCATCACTATTATTGGATTGGCGCGCCTGGCTACTGGCAATGGATCGGCTCGCTGTTTTCAACACTCGAAGTGGCGCCGTTCTTCTCGATGGTGCTGTTTACTTTCCACATGACCTGGAAGGCCGGCCGCAACCATCCCAACAAGGCAGCACTGCTGTGGTCGATCGGCTGCTCCGTCATGGCGTTTTTTGGCGCCGGCGTCTGGGGCTTTCTGCATACGCTGTCGTCGGTGAACTACTACACCCATGGCACGCAGGTGACGGCGGCGCACGGACACCTCGCATTTTTCGGCGCCTATGTGATGCTCAATCTGGCGATGATGGCCTATGCCATCCCCGAGATTAAGGGGCGAGCGCCTTACAACCAGTGGCTCTCGATCTTGAGCTTCTGGATGATGGTGACGGCGATGTCGGTGATGACCTTCGCGCTCACCTTCGCAGGCGTTGTCCAGGTGCACCTCCAGCGCGTGCTGGGCGAGAGCTACATGGACGTGCAGGACCAGCTAGCCCTGTTCTACTGGGTACGCCTCGGTTCCGGTGTCGTGGTCGTCATTTCGGCACTGATGTTCATGTGGGCGGTTCTCGTTCCCGGCCACGAACACCGCTCAAAGTCGGCCCGCATTCTCCAGCCCGCCGAATGACCCTGTTTTCCGGCCCCGGCTCGTCCGGGGTCGGCTCCGCACCTGAAGCCGTTTCCCCACGGAGTTCCCCCGATGACCATCGCCCCTATGACGACTAGATTGCCGAACGTCCGTCCCGTTGCCGACAGCCCGGCCCATTACAATCCCTCCGGCAACGAGTGCGCCCTGTTCGAGCTCGCCTGGGCGCGGCGACTGCCGCTGCTGCTCAAAGGCCCGACCGGATGTGGCAAGACCCGCTTCGTCAGCCACATGGCGGCAAAGCTCGGCCTGCCGCTCTCTACCGTCTCATGCCATGACGATCTCGCCGCCGCTGACCTTACCGGACGCTATCTCCTGACGGGCGGCGACACCGTGTGGGTCGATGGGCCGCTGACACGCGCAGTGCGTGCAGGTGGCATCTGCTACCTCGATGAGATCGTCGAGG
This genomic window contains:
- a CDS encoding cytochrome c yields the protein MAERLTKTGARNVFYGGSIFFFAIFVGLTAHSHFYMRTTSTDEKTLTDSVARGKHVWERNSCINCHTILGEGAYFAPELGNVWKRYGGDTDPAGARETFKAWMAAQPSGIEGRRQMPQFNLTDQELNDLADFLEWTSRIKTQNWPPNQAG
- a CDS encoding cytochrome c oxidase subunit 3, with amino-acid sequence MDMTVATKEEEAPDAGDFLLWILVWSELAAFGILLAAFMVAGIFQAEAFAAARLHLNTPLAALNTAVLLTSGWQAARAARPGMPRARRQRSLVRAALLGLGFVAIKLFEYSGEIAHVGGEAYGAFFELYFLLTGFHLLHVLFGSAVLLLVRWKMEQSNIILITTLWHVFDLIWIVMFPIVYLA
- a CDS encoding hemerythrin domain-containing protein; the protein is MNRPTASNRLASLELLYGRTLRICDELEEVADTLPNPDRRLCRRLAVDLVESVSVVTRREEQYLFPLLVTPDETAIVTRLREEHAQDRSTATAIARALINLARGRAVGSHEAIGYMLRAYFLGVRRHVAFELTLLASVKATAGRN
- a CDS encoding cytochrome C oxidase subunit IV family protein, translated to MGSGTEKHLLRVWLVLLGLTSASALAVGFAGSLVGLGFVLSLAMLKARLVVLDFMGLRRSKTVGRALVGWCAILAVLAVAKVAIIQLAVG
- a CDS encoding Crp/Fnr family transcriptional regulator, with translation MSRLNRSLIAGMPIFQGMAPAELDGMLVKARSLRIAKDQTVFEQEGEAHSFFLLLSGHVRVVKTTPDGQQVIVRYISPGELMGIAHALGRTTYPASAVAAVDCVVLAWPGHLWPEMAANFPNFGAGTYKTVGARLQETQARVVELATEQVEQRVAHALLRLVKQTGRKTEEGILIDFPISRQDIAEMTGTTLHTVSRLLTAWEEKGLVKSGRQKVTVIEPHRLFALAEGQADKG
- a CDS encoding DUF1858 domain-containing protein, whose amino-acid sequence is MKSRFDHDMTMDTIMRRWPGSIRVILGHGMLCVGCPIASFHTVSDAAREHLLDEDLLVADLTKLMK
- the nirK gene encoding copper-containing nitrite reductase, with product MLTRREALLGTATGAAAAALLGSVLATPALAQAKVADVAGLPRIKVDLVAPPFAHAHDQVAKGGPKVIEYRMTIKEQPMVIDGEGTTLRAMTYEGSMPGPLMIVHEGDYVELTLVNPETNEMPHNIDFHAATGALGGGALTHVNPGEQAVLRWKATRTGTFVYHCAPTGMIPWHVVSGMSGAVMVLPRDGLKDENGKALKYDRIFYIGEHDLYVPRDENGKYKKYDSLGDSYDETLKVMRGLIPTHVVFNGKVGSLTGDHALKAKVGETVLFIHAQANRDSRPHLIGGHGDHVWEEGKFANAPAKNLETWFIRGGSAGAALYTFLQPGVYAYVNHNLIEAAELGATAHVVVDGEWDDDLMKQVAAPGPIPTN
- a CDS encoding SUMF1/EgtB/PvdO family nonheme iron enzyme, whose translation is MKPRNLLLASAAILPALALSVYLPLHVPARPSALPDMASPQTVVVAPGQLTYRLPGEFQNADLPVDAPEKRVRFRRSFDIMTYQVSAADYARCVADGACEAADGAVERAGDLPATGVSFRDANAYAQWLSDKTGATWRLPTDEEWAFAAAERFSDRGPDLAGGDTIARWLARYRSESEAAKGRDPEPKPQGHFGVNSNGLRDVGGNVWEWTTTCYRRVALGNNGRIDTSTDNCGVRVVGGKHRGYMSFFIRDGKSGGCAAGLPPDNLGIRLVRERPSMLSSFKALWRGAAG
- a CDS encoding pseudoazurin produces the protein MRHAVVVAAAFAAALLAGAAQAADHQVQMLNKGEKGAMVFQPDFIVAAPGDTVTFVPTDKSHDAESIKDMIPEGATPFKGKMNEQITVTLDKEGVYGVKCTPHYGMGMVALIVVGKPSNLEQAKAVKQTGKAKKVFEGLLAQVPTN
- a CDS encoding cbb3-type cytochrome c oxidase subunit I; translated protein: MKYQTQKIAMTYFYGALVLFLAQVAFGVLAGTIYVLPNTLSELLPFNIIRMIHTNALVVWLLMGFMGATYYLLPEETETELYSPKLAILQFWMFFIAAGIAVVGYLFRIHEGREFLEQPFIIKVGIVVVVLMFLFNITMTALKGRKTAVTNILLFGLWALAIFFLFSFYNPSNLALDKMYWWYVIHLWVEGVWELIMASVLAFLMIKLNGVDREVVEKWLYVIVGLALFSGILGTGHHYYWIGAPGYWQWIGSLFSTLEVAPFFSMVLFTFHMTWKAGRNHPNKAALLWSIGCSVMAFFGAGVWGFLHTLSSVNYYTHGTQVTAAHGHLAFFGAYVMLNLAMMAYAIPEIKGRAPYNQWLSILSFWMMVTAMSVMTFALTFAGVVQVHLQRVLGESYMDVQDQLALFYWVRLGSGVVVVISALMFMWAVLVPGHEHRSKSARILQPAE
- a CDS encoding NnrS family protein, with the protein product MAIPRVRPGNYPAVLSYGFRPFFLLGSLFAGLAILAWLPMIYGRLATASTFAPVDWHIHEMIFGYVAAIVTGFLLTAIPNWTGRLPVQGGALAALVAIWLAGRLAVFFSVGIGWLAAAMIDSSFLLAVAVAAAVEIIAGRNWRNLKVLAPVSVMFAANVVYHLEVHFNGEADIARRLGIGATVVLIMIIGGRIIPSFTRNWLARHGQGRLPVPFNSFDAVTIVGSAVALLAWTCFPDHAASGAVLAVAAGLNVVRLARWAGDRTLRDPLVFVLHVAYAFVPVGFALAGLAVALPDVVAPAAGLHAFGTGAIGTMTLAVMARATLGHTGRELHAGNATCMVFVAVIASAILRIGYAFLPAMTSLLHLSAAAWTLAFLGYAAVYGGILLRPRLRARHPNPASS